The Agromyces mangrovi genome contains a region encoding:
- a CDS encoding TetR/AcrR family transcriptional regulator codes for MTDTTTTPKRKPRGEYAKSAATRSAILDAALEVFAESGFRAGSLREIAARVGMSEAGLLHHFRNKGALLRAVLDHRDEQSRALVDFDDPDGVETLRGLVALARHNASTPGVVELYCTLSAEATSVGHPAHEYFLRRYESVRAAVSDAFRRIADAGRLLPGVDPFRAAVATIALMDGLQVQWLLDPSSTDMEAALSEFFRGFVSGFDLESLEQALDARTPDEPGGSPAASVDVLGSAS; via the coding sequence ATGACCGACACCACGACCACTCCGAAGCGGAAGCCCCGCGGCGAGTACGCCAAGAGCGCCGCGACGCGCAGTGCGATCCTCGACGCCGCGCTCGAGGTGTTCGCGGAGTCCGGGTTCCGAGCCGGCTCGCTCCGCGAGATCGCCGCCCGAGTCGGCATGAGCGAGGCCGGGCTCCTGCACCACTTCCGCAACAAGGGTGCGCTGCTGCGTGCCGTGCTCGATCACCGCGACGAGCAGTCGCGCGCACTCGTGGACTTCGACGACCCCGATGGCGTCGAGACCCTGCGCGGCCTCGTGGCGCTGGCTCGGCACAACGCCTCGACCCCGGGCGTGGTCGAGCTGTACTGCACGCTCTCGGCCGAGGCGACCTCCGTCGGCCACCCCGCGCACGAGTACTTCCTGCGCCGCTACGAGAGCGTACGCGCCGCGGTGTCGGACGCATTCCGGCGGATCGCCGACGCGGGCCGGCTGCTGCCCGGCGTCGACCCGTTCCGCGCCGCCGTCGCGACTATCGCGCTCATGGACGGCCTCCAGGTGCAGTGGCTGCTCGACCCGTCCTCCACCGACATGGAGGCCGCGCTCTCGGAGTTCTTCCGCGGGTTCGTGAGCGGGTTCGACCTCGAGTCGCTCGAGCAGGCGCTCGACGCACGCACGCCGGACGAACCGGGCGGCAGCCCCGCAGCATCCGTCGACGTCCTCGGGAGCGCGTCGTGA
- a CDS encoding glycoside hydrolase family 2 TIM barrel-domain containing protein: MIRRALHDGWTVAPKLGAFEQPADGAGPVPVVLPHDAIRDLPRSADSDQGVNTGYHPGGVFEYATTLDVPAAWRDRTVQLEFEGVYRDAIVLVDGDVVAHEPNGYNGFVVDLDSHLRPGATQRISVEARAHRDSRWYSGAGIYRPVHLVVADPVHIPLGGTTVTTPDIDGERAIVEIATAVVDSTRHARTLRLAWQVTDPGGAVVATADAPVTVLPGEPAVARARIAVDGPALWHPDSPSLYRVRASLADAGAEIDSDAVEFGIRRVQVDPARGLRINGEPVLLRGACVHHDNGPLGAATFDDAEDRRVRLLKAAGFNALRSAHNPMSRAMLEACDRHGVLVMDELTDVWTRSKTAFDGAPTFPDRWRRDVAAMVAKDRNHPSVVMYSIGNEILELGTPHGAAWSRRIAEEVRALDPTRIVTNGINGVIANLSLIAEEMGGPEASDPNTMMAEMGERMARMNASSQVSDSIEESASVLDVVGFNYADSRYRQDAEQYPHRVIVGSETFPAHIPAMWALVEELPHVIGDFTWTGWDYLGESGIGRVDRTDVDGYVPTGTAGPFPYLTAECGDLDITGHRRTISYYREIVFGLRTAPYLAVHRPQHHGRPTATTPWSWDDSVASWSWDVSPGSPVVVDAYADADEVELLLDGVAVGTAPVGEAAPFLARFETTWHPGELTAVARRDGVEVGRHVLRSAGGPLRLVVRPETEGVAPDGLAYVAITIEDAAGIVPCDADRQVAVRVDGGELAGLGTGRARTEESFGGRRSRRTTDACSRSCDRPAPATSASRRPPRACPPRRPTSASTEQRSRRPQRRADVSPRPGLTDRHATRARSTPSATCPRACERRC, from the coding sequence GTGATCCGCCGCGCGCTCCACGACGGGTGGACCGTCGCCCCCAAGCTCGGCGCGTTCGAGCAGCCGGCCGACGGGGCCGGGCCCGTGCCGGTCGTGCTGCCGCACGACGCGATCCGCGACCTGCCGCGCTCGGCCGACAGCGACCAGGGCGTGAACACCGGCTACCACCCGGGCGGGGTGTTCGAGTACGCCACCACGCTCGACGTGCCCGCGGCCTGGCGCGACCGCACGGTGCAGCTCGAGTTCGAGGGCGTCTACCGCGATGCGATCGTGCTCGTCGACGGCGACGTCGTGGCGCACGAGCCCAACGGGTACAACGGCTTCGTCGTCGACCTCGATTCGCACCTGCGACCCGGCGCGACGCAGCGCATCAGCGTCGAGGCACGTGCGCACCGCGACAGTCGCTGGTACTCGGGCGCCGGGATCTACCGGCCGGTGCACCTCGTCGTCGCCGACCCGGTCCACATCCCGCTCGGCGGCACCACCGTGACCACCCCCGACATCGACGGCGAGCGCGCGATCGTCGAGATCGCGACGGCCGTCGTCGACTCGACCCGTCACGCGCGCACGCTCCGACTCGCCTGGCAGGTGACCGATCCCGGCGGAGCCGTCGTCGCCACCGCGGATGCCCCGGTGACGGTGCTCCCCGGCGAGCCCGCCGTCGCCCGCGCGCGCATCGCCGTCGACGGCCCCGCGCTCTGGCACCCCGACTCGCCGTCCCTCTACCGGGTGCGGGCGAGCCTCGCCGACGCGGGCGCGGAGATCGACTCGGATGCCGTCGAATTCGGCATCCGCCGGGTACAGGTCGATCCCGCCAGGGGCCTGCGCATCAACGGCGAACCCGTGCTGCTGCGCGGCGCGTGCGTGCACCACGACAACGGCCCGCTCGGCGCCGCCACGTTCGACGACGCCGAGGATCGACGGGTGCGGCTGCTCAAGGCCGCCGGCTTCAACGCGCTCCGCAGCGCCCACAACCCCATGAGCCGGGCCATGCTGGAGGCCTGCGACCGGCACGGGGTGCTCGTCATGGACGAGCTGACCGACGTCTGGACCCGTTCGAAGACCGCGTTCGACGGCGCCCCGACCTTCCCCGACCGCTGGCGGCGCGACGTCGCCGCGATGGTCGCGAAGGACCGCAACCACCCGAGCGTGGTCATGTACTCGATCGGCAACGAGATCCTCGAGCTGGGCACGCCGCACGGCGCCGCCTGGAGCCGCCGCATCGCCGAGGAGGTCCGCGCGCTCGACCCGACGCGCATCGTGACCAACGGCATCAACGGCGTCATTGCGAACCTGTCGCTCATCGCCGAGGAGATGGGCGGGCCCGAGGCATCCGACCCCAACACCATGATGGCCGAGATGGGCGAGCGGATGGCGCGCATGAACGCCTCGTCACAGGTGAGCGACTCCATCGAGGAGTCCGCGTCGGTGCTCGACGTCGTCGGCTTCAACTACGCCGACTCGCGGTACCGGCAGGACGCCGAGCAGTACCCGCACCGCGTGATCGTCGGCTCCGAGACGTTCCCGGCGCACATCCCCGCGATGTGGGCCCTCGTCGAGGAGCTGCCGCACGTCATCGGCGACTTCACGTGGACCGGATGGGACTACCTCGGCGAGTCGGGCATCGGCCGCGTCGACCGCACCGACGTCGACGGCTACGTGCCCACGGGCACGGCGGGACCGTTCCCGTACCTCACCGCAGAGTGCGGCGACCTCGACATCACCGGGCATCGCCGCACCATCTCGTACTACCGCGAGATCGTTTTCGGCCTGCGCACCGCCCCGTACCTGGCCGTGCACCGTCCGCAGCACCACGGCCGGCCGACGGCGACCACCCCCTGGTCGTGGGACGACTCCGTGGCGTCGTGGTCGTGGGACGTCTCGCCCGGCTCACCGGTCGTGGTCGACGCGTACGCCGACGCCGACGAGGTCGAACTGCTGCTCGACGGGGTCGCCGTGGGCACCGCGCCGGTCGGCGAGGCGGCGCCGTTCCTGGCGCGGTTCGAGACGACCTGGCATCCCGGCGAGCTGACGGCGGTCGCGCGGCGCGACGGAGTCGAGGTCGGCCGGCACGTGCTGCGGAGCGCCGGCGGGCCGCTGCGGCTGGTGGTGCGTCCCGAGACGGAGGGCGTGGCGCCCGACGGGCTGGCGTACGTGGCGATCACGATCGAGGACGCGGCCGGAATCGTGCCGTGCGACGCCGACCGGCAGGTCGCGGTACGCGTCGACGGGGGCGAGCTCGCCGGCCTCGGCACCGGCCGCGCCCGCACCGAGGAGTCGTTCGGGGGCCGTCGGTCACGTCGTACGACGGACGCGTGCTCGCGATCGTGCGACCGACCGGCACCGGCGACATCCGCATCTCGGCGTCCGCCGAGGGCCTGCCCGCCGCGTCGGCCGACGTCCGCGTCGACTGAGCAACGGAGTCGCCGCCCTCAGCGGAGGGCGGACGTGTCGCCCCGCCCGGGGCTGACGGATCGGCACGCAACGCGTGCACGATCGACCCCCAGCGCGACTTGCCCGCGCGCGTGCGAACGGCGATGCTGA
- a CDS encoding MFS transporter, with translation MTSRVAVPDSSLDPGTRRMLARFAPMIYGPTLLFGLGEGALLPLLPVIASSLGADVAQAALIAAVIVFARLIGNLPAGWLVARIGERRTMAIAGCLALAGGVGVLLAPTLALLAVAVFFIGLCAAAFGLARHAFMTTRVPLHYRARALSVLGGSFRLGMFVGPFVAAALLALTGTESSAVWCFIACLVGLVALVLLGRDPEEQLRSEQLLPTANRSASGERTRADGVWVTMWRNRGVLARLGLPAASLSGLRQARVYLLPLWGVSLGLAPEVIALVVGITGALEFALFYTSGQIMDRWGRLWAALPSMVLMGGAFVGLAFTHDLAAAESWFVAGAVVVGVGNGLSSGILMTLGADVAPPAEPAPFLGSWRMLTDVGAAAAPLVIAGVAAAVSLPVATAVIGVAGLFGAAGFSVWVPRYVPHRR, from the coding sequence ATGACCTCGCGCGTCGCGGTACCCGACTCGTCCCTCGACCCCGGGACCCGGCGCATGCTCGCGCGCTTCGCGCCGATGATCTACGGGCCGACCCTCCTCTTCGGGCTGGGCGAAGGCGCGCTGCTGCCGCTGCTGCCCGTGATCGCGTCCTCGCTCGGCGCCGACGTCGCCCAGGCCGCCCTCATCGCGGCGGTGATCGTGTTCGCGCGACTGATCGGCAACCTGCCCGCGGGGTGGCTCGTGGCGCGCATCGGCGAGCGGCGCACCATGGCGATCGCCGGATGCCTCGCGCTGGCCGGCGGCGTCGGCGTGCTGCTCGCCCCCACGCTCGCGCTGCTCGCCGTCGCCGTGTTCTTCATCGGGCTCTGCGCGGCGGCGTTCGGCCTCGCCCGGCACGCGTTCATGACTACGCGGGTGCCGCTGCACTACCGCGCGCGGGCGCTCTCCGTGCTCGGCGGCTCGTTCCGCCTCGGCATGTTCGTCGGCCCGTTCGTCGCCGCCGCACTGCTCGCGCTCACCGGCACCGAGTCGTCGGCCGTCTGGTGCTTCATCGCCTGCCTGGTCGGCCTCGTCGCGCTCGTACTGCTCGGCCGCGACCCCGAGGAGCAGCTCCGCTCCGAGCAACTGCTGCCCACCGCGAACCGGTCGGCCTCCGGCGAGCGCACGCGTGCCGACGGGGTCTGGGTGACGATGTGGCGGAACCGCGGGGTGCTCGCGCGGCTCGGGCTGCCCGCGGCATCCCTCTCGGGGCTCCGGCAGGCGCGGGTCTACCTGCTGCCGCTCTGGGGCGTCTCCCTCGGACTCGCGCCCGAGGTCATCGCGCTCGTCGTCGGCATCACGGGCGCCCTCGAGTTCGCGCTGTTCTACACCAGCGGACAGATCATGGACCGCTGGGGTCGCCTGTGGGCGGCGCTGCCGTCGATGGTGCTCATGGGCGGCGCCTTCGTCGGACTCGCGTTCACGCACGACCTGGCCGCGGCGGAGAGCTGGTTCGTCGCCGGCGCGGTCGTCGTCGGGGTCGGCAACGGGCTCTCCAGCGGCATCCTCATGACCCTCGGTGCGGATGTCGCGCCGCCGGCCGAGCCCGCCCCGTTCCTCGGCTCGTGGCGCATGCTCACCGACGTGGGCGCGGCCGCCGCGCCGCTCGTGATCGCCGGCGTCGCCGCCGCGGTCAGCCTGCCGGTCGCCACGGCGGTGATCGGCGTCGCCGGGCTGTTCGGCGCCGCGGGCTTCAGCGTGTGGGTGCCGCGGTACGTGCCGCACCGGCGCTGA
- a CDS encoding RCC1 domain-containing protein — MDATSGPAAARPRTLAHPRSLLAHARERLRTAAGRRIAVAAGAALLLVGAVALAGTSRIALADLIELPPPATTAGTDDFSCTLTVTGAAECAGDDFGGRAQGERGPFTALTAGERHACGLTPDGAADCWGWNHYGQALDRPGPFTQLAAGSDHTCGLTHSGAVICWGMNFAGQALDHDGPFLRLEAADRTTCGIAPDGSRECWGDVHAASALP; from the coding sequence ATGGATGCCACCAGTGGGCCTGCGGCCGCCCGGCCCCGCACCCTCGCCCACCCGCGATCGCTGCTCGCGCACGCGCGGGAACGGCTGCGCACTGCGGCGGGCCGGCGCATCGCCGTCGCGGCCGGCGCCGCGCTGCTCCTGGTCGGCGCGGTCGCCCTCGCCGGCACGTCGCGCATCGCGCTCGCCGACCTGATCGAGCTGCCACCGCCCGCGACGACCGCGGGCACCGACGACTTCAGCTGCACGCTCACGGTGACCGGTGCGGCCGAGTGCGCCGGTGACGACTTCGGCGGGCGGGCGCAGGGTGAGCGCGGTCCGTTCACCGCCCTCACGGCGGGCGAACGACACGCGTGCGGGCTCACCCCCGACGGCGCCGCGGACTGCTGGGGCTGGAACCACTACGGGCAGGCGCTCGATCGGCCCGGGCCTTTCACGCAGCTCGCGGCGGGCAGCGACCACACCTGCGGGCTGACGCACTCGGGCGCCGTCATCTGCTGGGGCATGAACTTCGCCGGGCAGGCGCTCGACCACGACGGCCCGTTCCTCCGCCTCGAGGCGGCGGACCGGACGACGTGCGGCATCGCGCCGGACGGCTCGCGCGAGTGCTGGGGCGACGTGCACGCGGCATCCGCCCTGCCCTGA
- a CDS encoding formylglycine-generating enzyme family protein: MVLLPGGTFRMGSDEFYPDERPVHERTVAAFALDRYEVTNAQYAEFVDATGYVTVAERPLDPAEFPGVDPAELVPGAMVFTPTAGPVDLRQWRNWWRWQPGASWRHPFGPDSGIDDRLQHPVVHVAFEDATAYAEWAGLRLPTEAEHEYAARGGLVGARFAWGDEPYPGGEALANSWLGRFPYDNQGVGGTAPVGSYPANGYGLYDMTGNVWEWTSDYYTPRHVQLSDAPVDPGRRTNLLAAASAQEGFPNIPRRVLKGGSHLCSPDYCLRFRPAARSPQAEDTGQSHIGFRCARDA, from the coding sequence ATGGTGCTCCTCCCCGGCGGCACGTTCCGGATGGGCTCGGACGAGTTCTACCCCGACGAGCGGCCGGTGCACGAACGCACCGTGGCGGCGTTCGCGCTCGACCGTTACGAGGTCACCAACGCGCAGTACGCCGAGTTCGTCGACGCCACCGGCTACGTGACCGTCGCCGAGCGTCCGCTCGACCCCGCCGAGTTCCCCGGCGTCGACCCCGCCGAGCTCGTGCCGGGCGCGATGGTCTTCACGCCCACCGCCGGCCCCGTCGACCTGCGCCAGTGGCGGAACTGGTGGCGGTGGCAGCCGGGCGCCAGCTGGCGGCATCCGTTCGGCCCCGACTCGGGCATCGACGATCGTCTCCAGCACCCGGTCGTGCACGTCGCGTTCGAGGACGCGACGGCGTACGCCGAGTGGGCGGGCCTCCGGCTGCCGACCGAGGCCGAGCACGAGTACGCGGCACGCGGGGGTCTGGTCGGCGCGCGGTTCGCATGGGGCGACGAGCCGTACCCCGGCGGCGAGGCGCTCGCCAACTCGTGGCTCGGGCGGTTCCCGTACGACAACCAGGGGGTCGGCGGCACGGCGCCGGTCGGCTCCTACCCGGCGAACGGCTACGGCCTGTACGACATGACCGGCAACGTCTGGGAGTGGACGAGCGACTACTACACGCCCCGGCACGTGCAGCTGTCGGATGCCCCGGTCGACCCGGGCCGCCGTACCAACCTGCTCGCCGCGGCGAGCGCCCAGGAGGGCTTCCCGAACATCCCCCGCCGGGTGCTGAAGGGCGGGTCGCACCTGTGCTCGCCCGACTACTGCCTGCGCTTCCGACCGGCCGCCCGCTCACCCCAGGCCGAGGACACCGGGCAGTCGCACATCGGCTTCCGGTGCGCGCGCGACGCCTGA
- a CDS encoding arylsulfatase, giving the protein MADTPNILIIWGDDIGISNVSAYSDGLMGYRTPNIDRVGDEGVRFTDYYGEQSCTAGRAAFITGQNPYRTGLTKVGMPGADIGLRAEDPTIATALKEHGYATGQFGKNHLGDRDEFLPTMHGFDEFFGNLYHLNAEEEPEHPDYPTDDEIPNFSERFRPRGVIHSWANGDGTQRVEDTGPLTRKRMETCDEEFRDAAADFIRRRADDDTPFFVWFNSTHMHFRTHTKESSRGQAGRWQSEYHDTMIDHDNLVGDLLDLLDELGLAENTIVMYSTDNGPHMNSWPDAGMTPFRNEKNSNWEGAYRVPAMVRWPGHIPEGTVLNGIASHDDWFVTLLAAVGDHDVADRLAAGTELAGSHFKVHLDGHDLLPYLTGEVDESPRKHFFYVSDEGDLTAIRYDNWKIVFLEQRTQGTLAVWLDPWVELRAPKLFNLRTDPYERADQTSNTYYDWLLDRVFLFVPAQAYVAKMLSTLEEFPVRQRPASFTIDQVLEKLQDVAGNS; this is encoded by the coding sequence ATGGCAGACACGCCCAACATCCTCATCATCTGGGGCGACGACATCGGCATCTCGAATGTCAGCGCCTACTCCGACGGCCTGATGGGGTACCGCACCCCGAACATCGACCGCGTGGGCGACGAGGGCGTGCGCTTCACGGACTACTACGGTGAGCAGAGTTGCACCGCCGGCCGCGCGGCCTTCATCACGGGGCAGAACCCGTACCGCACCGGCCTCACGAAGGTCGGCATGCCGGGCGCCGACATCGGGCTGCGCGCCGAGGACCCGACCATCGCGACCGCGCTCAAGGAGCACGGCTACGCCACCGGGCAGTTCGGCAAGAACCACCTCGGCGACCGCGACGAGTTCCTGCCCACCATGCACGGGTTCGACGAGTTCTTCGGCAACCTGTACCACCTGAACGCCGAGGAGGAACCCGAGCACCCCGACTACCCCACCGACGACGAGATCCCGAACTTCAGCGAGCGCTTCCGCCCGCGCGGGGTCATCCACTCGTGGGCCAACGGCGACGGCACCCAGCGCGTCGAGGACACCGGGCCGCTGACCCGGAAGCGCATGGAGACCTGCGACGAGGAGTTCCGCGACGCGGCCGCCGACTTCATCCGCAGGCGGGCCGACGACGACACCCCGTTCTTCGTCTGGTTCAACTCGACGCACATGCACTTCCGCACGCACACGAAGGAGTCGAGCCGCGGGCAGGCCGGCCGGTGGCAGTCGGAGTACCACGACACGATGATCGACCACGACAACCTGGTCGGCGACCTGCTCGACCTGCTCGACGAGCTGGGCCTCGCCGAGAACACGATCGTCATGTACTCGACCGACAACGGGCCGCACATGAACAGCTGGCCGGATGCGGGTATGACCCCGTTCCGCAACGAGAAGAACTCGAACTGGGAGGGCGCCTACCGCGTGCCGGCGATGGTGCGCTGGCCCGGGCACATCCCGGAGGGCACGGTGCTGAACGGCATCGCGAGCCACGACGACTGGTTCGTCACGCTGCTCGCCGCGGTGGGCGACCACGACGTGGCCGATCGCCTCGCGGCGGGCACCGAGCTCGCAGGCTCCCATTTCAAGGTGCACCTCGACGGGCACGACCTGCTCCCCTACCTCACGGGCGAGGTCGACGAGAGCCCGCGCAAGCACTTCTTCTACGTCTCCGACGAGGGCGACCTCACCGCGATCCGCTACGACAACTGGAAGATCGTGTTCCTCGAGCAGCGCACCCAGGGCACGCTCGCGGTCTGGCTCGACCCGTGGGTCGAGTTGCGCGCGCCGAAGCTGTTCAACCTGCGCACCGACCCGTACGAACGCGCCGACCAGACGTCGAACACCTACTACGACTGGCTGCTCGACCGGGTGTTCCTGTTCGTGCCGGCGCAGGCGTACGTGGCGAAGATGCTGTCGACGCTCGAGGAGTTCCCGGTGCGCCAGCGGCCGGCGTCGTTCACGATCGACCAGGTGCTGGAGAAGCTGCAGGACGTGGCCGGGAACTCCTGA
- a CDS encoding trimeric intracellular cation channel family protein produces the protein MSSAASDSVGAALAIVQASLEYAGTVAFAISGAVAAGRKQMDLVGVVVLACIVSVGGGTVRDLLLGNTPVFWVQNPTFLLVGAVTALIVVPLTRTRALDLLRRYRIVQVSDAAGMALFVVVGTNVAIQAGADPIAAAIIGVIAGVGGGIIRDMLANEIPDVLRGGQFYITAALIGALVYVLLLELDVPELVVFWVPIVIILAIRIVSVLTRWGVPTFTYDAPPTGQLPTIDPDDLRR, from the coding sequence GTGAGCTCAGCGGCATCCGATTCGGTCGGGGCAGCGCTCGCCATCGTGCAGGCGTCGCTCGAGTACGCCGGCACCGTGGCGTTCGCGATCTCCGGCGCGGTCGCGGCGGGCCGCAAGCAGATGGACCTCGTCGGGGTCGTGGTGCTGGCCTGCATCGTGAGCGTCGGCGGCGGCACCGTACGCGACCTGCTGCTCGGCAACACGCCCGTGTTCTGGGTGCAGAACCCTACGTTCCTGCTCGTCGGCGCGGTCACCGCACTCATCGTCGTGCCGCTCACGCGCACCCGCGCGCTCGACCTGCTGCGGCGCTACCGCATCGTGCAGGTATCGGATGCCGCGGGCATGGCGCTGTTCGTCGTCGTGGGCACGAACGTGGCGATCCAGGCCGGGGCCGACCCGATCGCTGCGGCCATCATCGGCGTGATCGCAGGCGTCGGCGGCGGCATCATCCGCGACATGCTCGCCAACGAGATTCCCGACGTGCTGCGGGGCGGGCAGTTCTACATCACGGCGGCGCTCATCGGCGCGCTCGTGTACGTGCTGCTGCTCGAGCTCGACGTGCCCGAGCTGGTCGTGTTCTGGGTGCCGATCGTGATCATCCTCGCGATCCGCATCGTGTCGGTGCTCACGCGCTGGGGCGTGCCGACGTTCACGTACGACGCCCCGCCGACCGGGCAGCTGCCGACGATCGATCCCGACGACCTGCGGCGGTGA
- a CDS encoding nitroreductase family protein gives MTLHLSADQLLTTTRSVRKRLDLDRPVERSVVEECLEIALQAPTGSNRQGWHWVVVEDAETKAAIAEIYRSNFWEYRDAPGPTFTPGDARAQQARRVADSADSLADNFERVPMMLIPCIRGRLDDADVSEQAGAWGSILPAVWSFMLALRERGLGSAWTTLHLPNDGERRVAELLGIPFERVTQAGLFPIAYTIGTDFRPARRRPLADVLHWDAW, from the coding sequence ATGACCCTGCACCTCTCCGCGGACCAGCTGCTCACCACGACCCGCTCCGTCCGCAAGCGGCTCGACCTCGATCGTCCCGTCGAGCGGTCGGTCGTCGAGGAGTGCCTCGAGATCGCCCTGCAGGCACCGACCGGGTCGAACCGACAGGGTTGGCACTGGGTCGTCGTCGAGGACGCCGAGACGAAGGCGGCGATCGCAGAGATCTACCGGTCGAACTTTTGGGAGTACCGTGACGCGCCCGGCCCGACGTTCACCCCAGGGGATGCGCGAGCCCAACAGGCGCGACGGGTGGCCGACTCGGCGGACTCCCTCGCCGACAACTTCGAGCGGGTGCCGATGATGCTGATCCCCTGCATCCGGGGGCGGCTCGACGACGCCGACGTCAGCGAGCAGGCCGGCGCGTGGGGGTCGATCCTCCCCGCCGTGTGGAGCTTCATGCTCGCCCTCAGGGAGCGGGGCCTCGGCTCGGCGTGGACGACGCTGCACCTCCCGAACGACGGCGAGCGGCGCGTCGCGGAACTGCTCGGCATCCCCTTCGAACGGGTCACGCAGGCCGGACTGTTCCCGATCGCCTACACGATCGGCACCGACTTCCGGCCAGCACGTCGCCGTCCGCTCGCCGACGTCCTGCACTGGGACGCGTGGTGA